Within the Phaseolus vulgaris cultivar G19833 chromosome 9, P. vulgaris v2.0, whole genome shotgun sequence genome, the region attattgAACAACTAGAAATCTTACGTACCCAAGTGCTAAAGCACCAGACCACTGAAGCAAGAATCCAAGGATAGCTGATGCAAAAATCACCAAAATATTGCTCAAGTTCCAGTCAAAGGAGAGAACACCAGGTGGGTCTAAGCAGGGTAACATAGCAGCCAGGAAAATCAAAGTAATGGGTGTTGTATTCCACATTAGTCTGTTTGATCAATCCAAATTAGACTAGATAGAAAGAAATTATCTTATCGAAACTAAGAATTAAGAAGGGAGATGAcgataaaaattataaaaggtGTAATTACTCACGACAAAGCAGTCCAGTTCTCTTGTTGCTGCAGTCTAGACCACAAGATTTTGTTTACAGCACTGGGAACAATCCATGCCAATGCTACACAAGCACCAAATACATGGAACTGCAGATCAGTCACAGTTGCCACAGCAATACCAATAGATACCACCGTTAATGCTAATGTCTGAAAAGTTTCAAATTTTCTGGTAAGcatttaaactttaaatatcACAAAAGTTCCCAGAGGGAAATTGCTCCAGAATATAGATTGCACATATCATTAGTAGCAAGAAAGTATAAGCCAACTAAGTCAAGCAAAGGTTTTAGATAGGATGATGACAATAAGGATTCCAAAAACAATACACCTTTCGGCCCTTTACATAAGAAACAACTGAGCATATTTTTTACCTAATTATAAGAAATACCAATCCATTTTAAGAGTATATGTATATCCTTAATTTATTGTGAAATCTATTAATGAGATGCTCACATATTCTCCAAGCAAGTGGATGCATGTATTGACTTATTAACAATACAAGTCACTAATTGGTAGAAAGAAATTATCCCTTGAATTTTGTGTAGAGTCACTAAATATTACAACTAGGTACTTTCTATGGGTATTTTAGGTTAAACTTCAAGTATTAACTAAAACTAACTACTTTCAATGGTTGAAGaatttgttatttgttttttttcatataaaagaCCGGAGAGAGTATAATACAATCTAATAAGTAAAAAGCATTATTATATGATCCCAGTGGCTAGAACCCGTTAGCAACCACAATTTTGAACTGCTTACATAGGACTTTGGATACACATATAATATCATGTCACATGagaaataacattaaatatacTCAGAGATTAAGTTATCTTCCACAAAGATGTAGGTGCAAAATAGGTGTTAGGATAAAAGAAGACCCATATATTCCTACTTATCTTTTCCTAACGAGAAATAAATTCAACACCAAAGTGAGTGCATATACCTTTGGGAAAGAAACTTTCTTCCTATACAATACAAATTCTGCAAAAACTATTGACGGTGTCACTGCAATCTTTGCCATCTGATAGAAACCAATGCTGAAGgtatagaaattaaattaacagtataaaaaaatacttgaaTAAAAATATGAGTAGTTGGTTACCTATTATACTTCAAGCTGACATTAGCAAGGCCCGTGGATAGAGACATAACAAATCCAAGAGTAAATAAAGTAGACAGTCGAGTTGATTTTGAGGAAGGAGAAGCCGGAAGGAGAGAAAATGCTTTTAGTAATGCCATGAAGAACCAGCTCACTACATAGTGAATCAGTGTAAGAAGTATAGGAAATTTGAATTTAACAGTTTGAAGCACctaaaacaaacaagaaaaacccAAGAAAGTCAGCAAATAAAAACCATGATACATTGAAATTTCAAAACAGAACACAGCTTAAACCAGATATAGGGAGAAATAAGagtaaacaaaccattttgttCATGAAAATAATACCAACTGCAACCAGAAAATTGAAGGAAAG harbors:
- the LOC137821316 gene encoding nucleotide-sugar uncharacterized transporter 1-like; amino-acid sequence: MFSFFIRKGVRKILKRKDSDAGEKGRALEDVRASLFNQFRSSEGAKRQQQRICGPAVALSFNFLVAVGIIFMNKMVLQTVKFKFPILLTLIHYVVSWFFMALLKAFSLLPASPSSKSTRLSTLFTLGFVMSLSTGLANVSLKYNSIGFYQMAKIAVTPSIVFAEFVLYRKKVSFPKTLALTVVSIGIAVATVTDLQFHVFGACVALAWIVPSAVNKILWSRLQQQENWTALSLMWNTTPITLIFLAAMLPCLDPPGVLSFDWNLSNILVIFASAILGFLLQWSGALALGATSAISHVVLGQFKTCVLLLGNYYLFGSNPGKISICGAFTAIAGMSIYTYLNLRQQSNKPSPRQQASILPKSKLSKENGSTHDGHYGAESV